One window of Mesotoga sp. BH458_6_3_2_1 genomic DNA carries:
- a CDS encoding lipopolysaccharide biosynthesis protein: protein MNESSNLRQKAASGLFWSFSDLIANQGIQFIIQVILARMLLPEDFGLIGMITIFISLSTTFIDSGFSQALIREQDAKQEDFSTVFYFNLAMASALYLVLFLSAPVISDFFREPKLIQILRVLSLVLIINSFGIIQRVMLVRRIDFKTQTKISIVASVVSGAVAVALAYFGLGVWSLVIRTLTMQFLVALLLSISNKWKPSLVFSMTSFKKLFRFGSRLLASGLLNTIYVNIYYVIIGRFFSATELGYFTNGKKLEEVASHAVSTSLQRVSYPVLSSIQKDEHRLRNGFSKIIRTSTFINFPLMVFLAAIADPLISLIFGEKWLLSIPYFQILCFAGMLFPLHAINLNILQVKGRSDLFLKLEIIKKASTTAIIVIVLLLRLGIIGLLWGSVLSSYISYYINAVYSKKLISYSIKDQVKDILPSYILSFVMGALVLIVGLLMPGGDLVKLIVQVFVGFLTYVGLSKLFKIGELGIVRELLLSFLKKTKY from the coding sequence ATGAATGAGTCATCTAACCTAAGACAAAAGGCTGCATCAGGGCTCTTCTGGAGCTTCTCTGATCTCATAGCAAATCAAGGAATACAATTCATTATACAAGTAATACTTGCTAGGATGCTCCTTCCAGAAGATTTCGGGCTCATAGGGATGATTACGATATTCATATCACTATCAACAACTTTCATAGATAGCGGCTTTAGTCAGGCGTTGATTCGCGAGCAAGACGCTAAGCAAGAGGATTTCTCAACCGTCTTCTATTTCAACCTCGCAATGGCATCTGCTCTTTATTTAGTACTTTTCTTATCAGCACCTGTTATCAGTGATTTTTTCAGAGAACCTAAGCTCATTCAAATACTCAGAGTTTTGTCTCTTGTGCTGATCATTAACTCTTTTGGGATTATTCAGCGAGTTATGCTGGTTAGAAGAATCGATTTCAAGACTCAGACAAAGATTAGTATCGTTGCTTCAGTTGTGTCGGGTGCAGTTGCCGTTGCACTTGCATATTTTGGTTTGGGAGTTTGGAGCTTAGTAATCAGGACATTGACAATGCAATTTCTTGTTGCCCTGCTTCTTTCTATTTCAAACAAATGGAAGCCTTCACTTGTCTTCAGCATGACATCATTCAAGAAGCTATTCAGATTTGGGTCTCGCTTGTTGGCGTCCGGATTGCTGAACACAATATATGTGAATATATACTATGTGATTATCGGGAGATTCTTTTCCGCAACAGAACTAGGTTATTTCACAAACGGAAAGAAGCTCGAGGAAGTCGCTTCACACGCAGTGAGTACATCACTTCAACGCGTTAGCTATCCCGTGTTAAGTAGCATCCAAAAGGACGAGCATCGTCTTCGAAACGGTTTCTCAAAGATAATAAGAACATCCACTTTCATTAACTTTCCATTAATGGTATTTCTGGCAGCGATCGCTGATCCTTTGATTAGTCTCATTTTTGGAGAAAAGTGGCTTCTTTCAATTCCGTACTTCCAGATTCTTTGCTTTGCGGGGATGCTCTTCCCTCTTCACGCTATCAATCTCAACATACTCCAAGTGAAGGGCAGATCCGACCTGTTTCTTAAACTTGAGATAATCAAGAAAGCAAGTACAACTGCCATAATAGTGATTGTCCTCCTCCTGAGACTAGGAATAATCGGGCTGCTGTGGGGATCAGTACTAAGTTCCTATATATCTTATTACATAAATGCAGTTTACTCAAAGAAGCTGATTTCTTACTCAATCAAAGACCAGGTTAAGGACATTCTTCCATCGTACATTCTTTCATTTGTCATGGGAGCGCTTGTATTGATTGTGGGTTTGCTAATGCCAGGTGGAGACCTAGTCAAGTTGATTGTTCAAGTCTTTGTTGGATTTCTTACGTATGTAGGCCTGAGCAAGCTATTCAAAATAGGAGAACTTGGAATAGTAAGAGAACTTCTATTGTCTTTCCTGAAGAAAACGAAGTACTAA
- a CDS encoding deoxyguanosinetriphosphate triphosphohydrolase family protein, with translation MAGFRNPLTDDFYKTRIQKREEDIRGPYFRDQTAIIHCMAFRRMKKKTQVFFSPQNDHVCTRIEHSLHVSTIASVICKALGLDVEMAQAIALGHDIGHAPFGHAGEKKLNELASSSGGFFHEVQSLRVLDRIENDGKGLNLTYAVRDGIVSHCGEEDDRSLAPCETPKDLDTIQKKGTIPTTYEGCAVRFADKIAYLGRDIEDAITANIVKIEDVPETIRDALGGKNGEIIDTLVNDLVHWSLRNQLIGFSDQKFDLITKLKRFNYDKIYKHEVLAKYIEYVERIIETLFEYLVHHVGEYQMAFELYRGDHGKLINRIGDYIERRQNAYPLGQFSPLRVVIDYIAGMTDDYALKAFEEITLPKPIEFVR, from the coding sequence ATGGCTGGTTTTCGAAATCCTTTGACTGATGATTTCTACAAGACAAGGATTCAGAAGCGCGAAGAAGACATTAGAGGTCCGTATTTCCGGGATCAAACTGCGATTATCCACTGTATGGCCTTCAGAAGAATGAAAAAGAAGACTCAGGTTTTCTTCTCTCCTCAAAACGATCATGTGTGCACTCGAATTGAGCATTCGCTGCATGTATCGACTATAGCTTCAGTAATATGCAAAGCTTTGGGACTTGACGTAGAGATGGCGCAGGCGATCGCGCTTGGCCATGACATTGGCCATGCTCCATTTGGGCATGCGGGAGAGAAGAAACTCAATGAACTAGCGTCCAGTTCTGGGGGTTTCTTTCATGAGGTCCAAAGCCTTAGAGTATTGGATCGGATTGAAAACGATGGCAAGGGCCTCAATCTAACTTATGCTGTCAGAGACGGGATAGTGTCTCATTGCGGGGAAGAAGATGACCGTAGCCTTGCTCCATGTGAAACCCCGAAAGATCTTGATACTATTCAGAAGAAGGGGACAATTCCAACGACCTATGAAGGTTGTGCTGTAAGATTTGCCGACAAGATAGCATACCTAGGGCGCGACATTGAGGACGCAATTACTGCCAATATAGTCAAGATTGAGGATGTCCCAGAGACAATACGTGACGCTCTTGGCGGCAAAAACGGAGAAATAATTGATACTCTCGTGAACGATTTGGTCCATTGGTCATTGAGAAATCAACTAATCGGTTTCTCTGATCAAAAGTTTGATTTGATAACGAAACTGAAGAGATTCAACTATGACAAGATCTATAAGCATGAAGTGTTAGCAAAGTATATTGAATACGTAGAGAGAATAATTGAGACGCTCTTCGAGTATCTTGTACATCATGTTGGCGAGTATCAGATGGCTTTCGAACTGTATAGAGGTGACCATGGAAAGCTCATCAATCGTATTGGTGACTACATTGAAAGAAGGCAAAATGCATATCCATTAGGGCAATTCAGTCCGTTGAGAGTTGTTATTGATTACATAGCGGGTATGACAGATGATTATGCTCTCAAAGCATTTGAAGAAATCACATTGCCCAAGCCGATAGAGTTCGTGAGATGA
- a CDS encoding nuclease-related domain-containing protein, translated as MTLSAFLSAIVLLAIGFVVLYLLSIYLKYRKSSYKDASGNSFLQILFDKRNYGEFLISSRLEKLERHHRLLTNVYLPKSDGSTTEIDILMIAETGIYVFESKNYSGWIFGDEKGRNWTQVLENKQKNHFYNPVWQNNGHITALKHATGLGNPELYRSYIVFSERCTLKKLSVNLPNVFVMKRDSLLRNVKLDMMSSPNVFEPEQVDRIYVKLMGFTHADSYTKSAHIDNVRSKIS; from the coding sequence ATGACCTTAAGTGCGTTTCTTTCTGCAATCGTACTTTTGGCAATTGGCTTCGTAGTTCTTTATCTTTTGAGCATCTATCTTAAGTACAGGAAATCTTCGTATAAGGATGCGAGCGGGAACTCCTTTCTGCAGATTCTTTTCGATAAGCGGAACTACGGCGAGTTTCTTATCTCTTCCAGGCTCGAGAAACTGGAAAGACATCACCGGCTGCTGACGAACGTCTATCTTCCAAAGTCGGATGGATCGACTACGGAGATAGATATTCTGATGATAGCTGAGACCGGAATATACGTTTTTGAATCGAAGAACTACAGCGGCTGGATCTTTGGCGATGAAAAGGGAAGAAACTGGACTCAGGTCCTGGAGAACAAGCAGAAGAATCACTTCTATAATCCAGTGTGGCAAAACAATGGTCACATAACGGCTCTGAAGCATGCGACCGGGCTGGGAAATCCAGAACTATACAGGTCTTATATAGTTTTCAGTGAGCGTTGCACCTTGAAGAAGCTTAGTGTCAATTTGCCAAATGTATTTGTTATGAAGAGAGACAGCCTACTGAGAAACGTGAAGCTTGACATGATGAGTTCTCCGAATGTATTTGAGCCTGAACAGGTCGACAGGATCTACGTGAAGTTAATGGGATTCACTCACGCCGACAGTTACACGAAGAGTGCTCACATAGATAATGTGAGGTCGAAGATATCGTGA